From Candidatus Amoebophilus asiaticus 5a2, the proteins below share one genomic window:
- a CDS encoding ankyrin repeat domain-containing protein codes for MNFNSFQRFVARILLVSLCLQSCGGGFDGNPLIPTREEKGPQIQDNIQPLVDQTLTAEGGNTVTFYEETNGEIKASVQSLDEKGKVYNGLPVEIKEGIDVASLKHLPKKIQQNHIYFQPSQGEESAKIVIYKGVGLMGGMQDNEDEEPKQKKQEEKKGHLQERIERLDNAARSNGRVSYSQYLSGSINSQNELGAQSGKSSSVFSVDHKEKKEIGVEEADGNSEPEAEQKEKEAKELLTNCQIPILVVDKKANHFVPLSRAIEKESSSQSRLSKGKEKVENKDNEEKDEREAFEWLQKAAEQGNSDAQYRLGSIYYYGSIGLACDFRQACEWYTKAALQGNNWAYNKLIEYCKNLEHNKNSSLLILDNTLGLKWFEEAARQGNVRAKFILGLLYEHRKDNQKAEECYKVVVSKDIDINVTIGAQFNLGRLYKNNQDKENAREWFQKAAEQNYPAAQYNLSIINQEEGDYAEAIKWIYKAALLNYQPASQLLKEFNNKYPETVKNFEEQLIKEHPQYELSIKKIRIVYSEDQINKSYRELGSDYKQLEPANDAIRNFEKDWRQEINERKVEKDTPPINISSDEAIVRSIQQEELEDEEKQDITRHTVISVRTKENINKLNFNYFENFEFNILDDVLRNQKINKNLRENNLKRKAATTIGNNCLLDSIFQLIIYSVEQQRPSLLAQIGESSEFFNWVRNKIGDQSGFLSINDEIDGLCILTAVQAYFKEKLKVKLAFNLTLLLTDNDGEIGLVDNLSELQSNVDDGDFKVDLRIMHVNYNHYEPLFEIDSQSSLTKEDEARKCNLDSNLFSDDSDIRFHDTNFYADNEESKGNKLESGIASLAVSDDLSLDSQSSQKSMPSSISGVSNSTLRNYEEGYDSEEEETWQYLSDECEKTEEGKAAPVLIPFFRGVHLFKDRFSSPERMRFLQLRQTGIPIFSSASFKMLKIGYGDQDSHTQDLILEAKKVKRKVAKLKEKTEVVVKDKTFDAYTGFHYLYVNSYTAFIANLGQFSSIIFKNFRFLENPLVSVAELPNHPLLYAFGLKIDKIKALRPCFDLSGKPLHPYLGKIYTMLVPLSKTREDKVFRMVEAATKKEMPVDYRIKYEIEAAFPGWIRGEYVVYERIVRVPNFKHSWTQQHLLKYGLTKTVYNNLRKNILATKGDYGKQETIYEDLVHKIVNKNTNYCWSSQLRQIAIQEAQKRQARSRFLDLNRLATTKPLAVNKTEEEDANQNFIEHLKILGDIDLNVDSLNKYNTKGATALGRVCENDKLSEEEACRFAEFLIIKKGASVNIPHQKTGKTPLHIAAAFNKTKLISLLCKSGADLNSRARDGATPLILASYFHGNVPAIILLAKLGADLNAVTYPHPNLTNGGGMTALHHAAQEGLVANIKALLKLGANPRLRTIKGKNVAYHLEGAYQCKQISEEHYQEIIMLLERVKDSSTVKDLEIDLKALSLVESDNPLADFIVDNKISEVDNFIKEGKLSKSQLQLGFEVAVQQCNYAIASRFKGKLPKEEMIKIVNKKIDNLKELLRFNYRRLHEYESQREFALSRRGWADQTQEYMRKTSFYASRMDLVVAEEIRMTNEVIGNLGKDILAFKDLIKVL; via the coding sequence ATGAACTTTAATTCATTCCAGCGATTTGTTGCTCGTATTTTACTTGTAAGCTTATGTTTACAAAGCTGCGGAGGAGGATTCGACGGCAATCCACTTATTCCTACTCGAGAAGAGAAAGGCCCACAAATACAAGACAACATCCAGCCTTTAGTTGATCAAACATTGACTGCAGAGGGAGGAAATACCGTTACTTTCTATGAGGAAACAAATGGAGAAATAAAGGCAAGTGTTCAGTCATTAGATGAAAAGGGTAAAGTTTATAATGGGTTACCTGTAGAGATAAAGGAGGGAATAGACGTAGCAAGTCTCAAACACTTACCTAAAAAAATACAGCAAAACCATATTTATTTTCAGCCATCCCAAGGAGAAGAGTCAGCTAAAATAGTTATTTACAAGGGGGTAGGTTTAATGGGGGGAATGCAGGATAATGAGGATGAAGAACCTAAGCAAAAGAAGCAGGAAGAGAAGAAAGGACACTTACAAGAACGTATAGAAAGGTTAGATAATGCAGCTAGATCTAACGGAAGAGTTTCGTACTCACAGTATCTATCAGGAAGTATAAATAGCCAAAATGAGTTAGGAGCTCAATCAGGAAAAAGCTCCTCGGTTTTTTCAGTAGATCATAAAGAAAAAAAGGAGATAGGCGTAGAGGAAGCAGATGGCAATTCAGAGCCTGAAGCTGAACAAAAAGAGAAAGAAGCTAAAGAATTACTTACAAACTGTCAGATACCTATACTAGTAGTTGATAAGAAAGCAAATCATTTTGTTCCTTTATCAAGAGCAATAGAAAAAGAGAGCTCATCTCAATCAAGATTAAGTAAAGGGAAAGAGAAAGTAGAGAATAAAGACAATGAAGAAAAAGATGAAAGAGAAGCATTCGAGTGGTTGCAAAAAGCAGCTGAACAAGGGAATTCAGATGCTCAATACCGATTAGGAAGTATATACTATTATGGTAGTATAGGGTTAGCATGTGATTTCAGGCAAGCGTGTGAATGGTATACCAAGGCAGCTTTACAGGGGAATAATTGGGCATACAATAAGCTAATAGAATATTGTAAAAATCTAGAACACAATAAGAATTCTTCACTATTAATTCTTGATAATACGTTAGGATTAAAATGGTTTGAAGAAGCTGCCAGACAAGGTAATGTAAGAGCAAAATTTATTTTGGGCTTGCTATATGAACATAGGAAGGATAACCAAAAGGCCGAAGAATGTTATAAAGTAGTTGTTAGTAAAGATATAGATATAAATGTAACGATAGGTGCACAATTCAATTTAGGTAGGTTATATAAAAATAATCAGGATAAAGAAAATGCAAGGGAGTGGTTTCAAAAAGCTGCTGAGCAAAACTACCCAGCTGCACAGTATAATTTGTCTATAATAAATCAAGAGGAAGGAGATTACGCGGAAGCAATAAAATGGATATATAAAGCAGCACTTCTAAATTACCAACCAGCCAGTCAGTTATTAAAAGAATTCAACAACAAATATCCTGAAACAGTAAAAAATTTTGAGGAACAATTGATTAAAGAACACCCTCAATATGAACTTTCTATAAAGAAAATAAGAATAGTATACTCAGAAGACCAAATAAACAAGTCTTACAGAGAACTAGGCTCAGATTATAAACAACTAGAACCAGCTAACGATGCTATAAGAAATTTTGAAAAAGACTGGCGGCAAGAAATTAATGAAAGGAAAGTAGAAAAAGACACCCCCCCTATTAATATTAGTTCTGATGAGGCTATTGTAAGAAGTATACAGCAAGAAGAACTTGAAGATGAAGAAAAACAAGATATAACAAGACATACTGTAATAAGCGTTCGAACTAAGGAAAATATTAATAAGTTAAACTTTAACTACTTTGAAAATTTCGAATTTAACATTTTAGATGATGTATTAAGAAATCAAAAGATTAATAAGAATTTAAGAGAAAACAATTTAAAAAGGAAAGCTGCTACTACTATTGGAAATAACTGCTTATTGGATAGCATTTTTCAATTGATAATTTATAGCGTTGAGCAGCAACGCCCTAGTTTGCTAGCACAAATAGGCGAATCAAGTGAATTCTTTAATTGGGTTAGAAATAAAATCGGTGACCAAAGTGGTTTCTTAAGTATTAATGATGAAATAGATGGCCTCTGTATATTAACAGCTGTACAAGCTTATTTTAAGGAGAAGCTTAAAGTTAAGCTTGCTTTTAATCTAACATTGTTATTGACTGATAACGATGGTGAGATTGGATTAGTTGATAACCTTAGTGAGCTACAAAGCAATGTAGATGATGGTGATTTTAAAGTTGATTTAAGAATCATGCACGTTAACTATAATCATTATGAGCCATTGTTTGAAATTGATAGCCAGTCTTCCTTAACCAAAGAAGATGAAGCGAGAAAGTGCAATTTAGACTCTAATTTGTTTTCGGATGATTCAGACATTCGATTTCATGACACAAACTTTTATGCCGATAATGAAGAAAGTAAGGGGAACAAATTAGAAAGTGGAATTGCGAGCTTAGCAGTAAGCGACGATCTATCCCTTGATAGTCAGAGTTCACAAAAATCCATGCCCAGTTCTATATCTGGAGTATCAAATTCAACTTTAAGAAATTATGAGGAGGGGTATGATTCTGAAGAGGAAGAAACATGGCAGTATTTATCTGACGAATGTGAGAAAACGGAAGAAGGTAAAGCTGCTCCTGTTTTAATTCCCTTTTTTAGAGGGGTTCATCTTTTTAAGGACAGATTTTCTTCTCCTGAACGTATGCGATTTTTGCAACTTCGTCAGACTGGTATTCCAATATTTTCTTCGGCTTCGTTTAAGATGCTAAAAATTGGTTATGGAGATCAAGATTCTCATACACAAGATTTAATTTTAGAAGCGAAAAAAGTTAAAAGGAAAGTTGCCAAGTTAAAAGAAAAAACCGAAGTAGTAGTTAAGGATAAAACTTTTGATGCATACACAGGTTTTCATTATCTGTATGTCAATTCTTATACGGCCTTTATTGCTAACTTAGGTCAGTTTAGCTCTATAATATTTAAAAATTTTAGATTTTTGGAAAACCCATTAGTTTCTGTCGCTGAACTTCCTAATCATCCCTTATTGTATGCGTTTGGATTAAAAATAGACAAAATAAAGGCTTTGCGTCCTTGCTTTGATTTATCTGGTAAGCCCCTTCATCCTTATTTAGGAAAAATTTATACCATGTTGGTTCCTCTCAGTAAAACTCGGGAAGATAAAGTTTTTAGGATGGTAGAAGCGGCCACAAAAAAAGAAATGCCTGTTGATTACCGGATTAAGTATGAGATCGAGGCTGCTTTCCCTGGCTGGATTCGCGGAGAGTATGTTGTTTATGAGCGCATTGTTCGAGTTCCTAATTTTAAACATTCTTGGACGCAACAGCATCTACTTAAGTATGGTCTAACAAAAACAGTCTATAATAACTTACGAAAAAACATTCTCGCAACAAAGGGGGATTATGGAAAACAAGAAACTATTTATGAGGATCTTGTTCATAAAATAGTTAATAAAAACACTAACTATTGTTGGTCATCACAATTAAGACAGATTGCTATACAAGAAGCTCAGAAGCGTCAAGCGCGTAGCAGGTTTTTAGATTTGAATCGATTAGCAACTACAAAACCTCTAGCCGTTAATAAGACAGAGGAAGAGGATGCAAACCAAAACTTTATTGAACATCTAAAAATTTTAGGTGATATCGATCTTAATGTAGACTCTTTAAATAAATATAATACTAAGGGAGCAACTGCACTTGGTAGAGTCTGTGAAAATGACAAATTAAGTGAAGAGGAAGCATGCAGATTTGCTGAATTCCTTATTATTAAAAAAGGAGCAAGTGTAAATATTCCACACCAAAAAACTGGAAAAACGCCTTTACATATAGCAGCAGCATTTAATAAAACTAAACTAATTTCACTTTTATGTAAGAGTGGTGCTGATCTCAATAGTCGAGCTAGAGATGGAGCAACCCCTTTAATTTTAGCATCATATTTTCATGGTAATGTACCGGCTATTATTTTGCTTGCTAAGTTAGGCGCCGACTTAAATGCAGTTACCTACCCCCATCCTAACCTTACTAATGGGGGTGGGATGACAGCATTACACCATGCTGCACAGGAAGGGTTAGTTGCTAATATTAAGGCACTTTTAAAACTTGGAGCTAATCCTAGGTTACGCACAATAAAAGGAAAAAACGTTGCTTATCATTTAGAAGGTGCTTATCAATGTAAACAAATTAGTGAAGAACACTATCAAGAAATTATTATGTTATTGGAGAGAGTAAAAGATTCATCAACTGTTAAGGATCTGGAAATTGATTTAAAAGCATTAAGCTTAGTTGAGTCTGATAATCCACTAGCTGATTTTATTGTAGATAATAAAATTAGCGAAGTAGATAATTTTATTAAGGAAGGTAAATTGAGCAAATCTCAGCTTCAATTAGGCTTCGAAGTTGCTGTACAACAATGTAACTATGCTATTGCAAGTCGTTTTAAAGGAAAATTACCAAAAGAAGAGATGATAAAAATTGTTAATAAGAAAATAGATAATCTTAAAGAATTGCTTAGATTTAACTATCGCAGATTGCACGAGTATGAAAGCCAAAGAGAATTTGCCCTTTCTCGCAGAGGTTGGGCAGATCAGACACAAGAATATATGAGGAAAACTTCGTTTTATGCTTCTAGGATGGATCTCGTTGTAGCTGAAGAGATTAGAATGACAAACGAAGTTATTGGAAATTTAGGTAAAGATATTTTAGCCTTCAAAGATTTAATCAAAGTTTTGTAA
- a CDS encoding F-box protein, with translation MNFNSFQRFVARILLISLCLQSCGGKFGNNPLIPTGEEQTAPIQTNTQAIIPLTNIQPLIDKQLTAQGGHAVTLYEDKGQLQASVEIVDEKNKVFNGISVSIEKGTDLRSLAHLPKRIQQYRIQVEFDEKGTPVKIGIHKPWLMGGGKSEDEKEDKVKLIDQGEEEWEKGEIDDEEREPTYEEWINNERDEPQRKQERRKYEELEDTSEKFELVKRRKTTSVRNSLLTVRKTPFREQEGEDINSQIQLSKIIFEDARLLLERAARYGHTLAIDLLKRLAHLNYFGAEATNLGNFIILPPELRLHILSYVGFPGVLMVKQVNRSFNNLITSYDQVSLVGVENRPRWTIGKKSCMINKIIDFSRLTFTSETILSFPFYQLMGKVENLPQEFWPYLKDTQIHTVSLKQIGNVEAIELAKHLQGTSVHTVDLSFNEIGGLVAVELAKCLQGTNVKEINLNWTQTHIGDFKPGEFAQALQGTNVHIVHLRENFIDISGAVEFARNLQGTHVHTADLSGNLIVNEGALQFAQSLQGTKVHTVVLDGELIAAETKRLLKEQYPHIKWEF, from the coding sequence ATGAACTTTAATTCATTCCAGCGATTTGTTGCTCGTATTTTACTTATAAGCTTATGCTTACAAAGTTGTGGAGGGAAATTCGGCAATAATCCACTTATTCCTACCGGGGAAGAACAAACAGCGCCTATACAAACTAATACACAAGCCATTATTCCTCTAACTAATATCCAACCTTTAATAGATAAACAATTGACAGCACAAGGTGGGCATGCAGTTACATTGTACGAGGATAAAGGGCAGCTCCAGGCCAGTGTAGAAATAGTAGATGAAAAAAATAAGGTTTTTAATGGGATATCTGTATCCATAGAAAAGGGGACAGATTTAAGAAGTTTAGCACACTTACCTAAAAGAATTCAGCAATATCGCATCCAAGTAGAATTTGATGAAAAGGGGACGCCAGTTAAAATAGGTATACATAAACCATGGTTAATGGGAGGGGGCAAAAGTGAAGATGAAAAAGAAGATAAAGTAAAATTAATAGATCAAGGAGAAGAAGAGTGGGAAAAAGGGGAAATAGATGATGAAGAAAGAGAGCCTACCTATGAAGAATGGATAAACAATGAACGTGATGAACCCCAAAGAAAGCAAGAAAGAAGAAAATACGAGGAATTAGAAGATACTTCAGAGAAATTTGAATTAGTTAAGCGAAGAAAAACAACAAGTGTGAGAAATTCGCTGTTAACAGTAAGAAAGACACCATTCAGAGAACAAGAAGGAGAAGACATCAATAGTCAAATCCAATTGAGTAAAATAATTTTTGAGGATGCAAGATTATTGTTAGAACGTGCAGCAAGGTATGGACATACACTAGCTATTGATTTGTTAAAGAGACTAGCACATCTCAATTATTTTGGAGCAGAAGCTACAAATTTAGGGAATTTTATAATCCTCCCACCAGAATTACGGTTACATATCTTATCGTATGTAGGGTTTCCTGGAGTACTAATGGTCAAACAAGTTAATAGGAGTTTTAATAATTTAATCACCAGCTATGATCAAGTTAGCTTGGTTGGTGTAGAAAATAGGCCTCGATGGACCATCGGCAAAAAATCCTGTATGATAAACAAGATTATAGATTTTAGTAGATTAACTTTTACCTCTGAAACGATTCTTAGCTTTCCTTTTTATCAGTTAATGGGAAAAGTAGAAAATCTTCCACAAGAATTCTGGCCTTATCTTAAAGATACACAAATTCATACAGTTAGTTTAAAACAAATAGGAAATGTAGAGGCTATAGAATTGGCTAAGCACTTACAAGGAACGAGTGTTCATACGGTTGATTTAAGCTTTAATGAAATAGGGGGTTTAGTGGCAGTAGAATTGGCTAAATGCTTACAAGGTACTAATGTAAAAGAAATTAATTTAAATTGGACCCAAACACACATAGGAGATTTTAAGCCAGGGGAGTTTGCTCAAGCTTTACAGGGAACAAATGTACATATAGTGCATTTAAGAGAGAATTTTATAGATATCTCAGGAGCCGTGGAATTCGCCAGGAATTTACAAGGAACGCATGTTCATACGGCTGACTTAAGTGGGAATTTAATAGTCAATGAGGGAGCATTACAATTTGCTCAATCCTTACAGGGAACAAAAGTACATACAGTTGTTTTAGATGGAGAGCTTATAGCAGCTGAAACTAAGAGGCTATTGAAAGAACAATATCCGCATATTAAGTGGGAGTTTTAG